AAACGTATACCTAACTGGAATTGTACGCGATAAATTAGGCCGCAAAATGTCTAAGTCGCTAGGAAACTCGCCGGACCCAATTGAACTAATGGAACAATATGGAACAGATGGTGTTCGTGTCGGAATGTTGTTGTCATCACCAGCAGGAAATGACCTGATGTTTGATGTTTCTTATTGTGAGCAAGGAAGAAATTTCGCCAATAAAATCTGGAATGCCTTCCGTTTAGTAAAAGGTTGGGAAGTAACTGAAAATCCAGCTACAGAATCTCAAAAGTTGGCAGCAAAATGGTTCGAAAGTAAATTCAACCAAGCATTGGTGGAAATAGAAGAACATTTTGCTAATTATAGATTATCTGATGCCTTGATGGCAACATATAAATTGATTTGGGATGATTTCTGCTCTTGGTATTTGGAACTGGTTAAACCTGCTTACCAAGCACCTATTGAAAAAGAAACTCTAGAAACTGTTAAAGCGTTATTTCAAAAAGTTCTGAAATTAGCACATCCATTTATGCCATTTATCACTGAAGAATTATGGCATGATGAAATCTTCGGAACACGATCTGAAAAAGACTGTATTATCGTAGCTGAATTCCCTTCAATCGAAAAATTCGATGAAAGCTTGATCAAAGAATTTGCTACCGTTCAACAGATCATCTCCGAAGTAAGGAACATCAGAAATTCTAAAGGAATTTCTCCAAAAGTGGCTCTTCCTCTAGCTATCAATGCTACAAATATTGACTATAGCAAATATCAAGAAAGCATTGTAAAGCTTGCAAACATTGAAGAATTAACGTTTGTCAAAGAGAAAGTTTCTGGAGCTGTAAGTTTCTTGGCTGGAAAAGATGAATGTTATATCGCATTGGAAAACAATATAGATGTGGATGCAGAAAAAGAACGTATCAGCAAGGAAATAGAATATCTAAAAGGCTTCTTATCATCAGTAGACAAAAAACTGTCTAATGAAAGATTTGTTCAGAATGCCAAACCTGAAATCGTAGAAAACGAAAAAAACAAAAAGGCAGATGCTGAAGCAAAAATTCAGATCCTTCAAGAAAGCTTAGTTAGTCTAGGCTAATCAGAAATATAAAAAAATCCCTCAAGTAAATTTACTTGAGGGATTTTTTTATAGACATATTATTTGTCAACTCTCAGGAATTTGCCGTTAAGGTCAAATACCAGATCAACATCATTTTTAAGCTCCACAGACATATCATCAATATCCTTGTCGATTGATTTGATAGCCTGCCCAGCATAATTTGCCTTTATATATTCCTGAACCTGAAGAGGAAGTACAACCATTGGAATCTCAACATTTCCTTCTGTACTTATTTCTCTCCATTCTCCATCTTTGTCAAAATCTATTTCTGTTTTATCTGAAAGATCAACATCAAATACAGTCCCATCAGTTACAGGGCTTTGTTTGTTCTCCACATGTAAAATAGTTGCATTAGGAAAGTGTGTTTCGATAAATTGCTTCGCAGTATGTGGCAATATATCTGCTGGATTATTAGCAGGTATAGGACCATCACTAGACCCCTCAGCTATGCCACCAGTAGGATTGTTATCAATGTTTTCTGCTTGCTTGTTTGGGTTATTGCAGGCAAACAATAATGTGACTGCACCAACTAGTAATAATTTTTTTCATGTTTACTCCTTTTTTAATATAAACAGTATAAAAAGAGTTTTGTTTTGTTAACTGACAATTAACATCATTTCCAAAAGAGATAAATCAAACTACTCATTCAAAGCATGCTTACCCTCTATACAGTTTTGATAACTTCAAAAACTTATTGAAATCACAATTGTTATACATGAACTAACTCGCTGTCTATTAAATATATAACCCTAAACTTATAATCATGGAAAATTTCATCAAAACCATCCGAACCGCAGTAAAACAATGGTATTTACCATTAATAGTTGGAATAATTCTTATTGCATTAGGATTTTATGTATTATCAACTCCACTCACTTCTTACCTTGCTCTATCTTTTGTATTTAGCATATCATTCTTATTTTCCGGAGTTATGGAGATTATTTTCGCCTTCAATAATAAAAATGAAATTGATGGATGGGGATGGTATCTCGCTGGTGGAATTTTAAACACCCTATTTGGTTTGATATTGCTCAGCAATCCTGCCGTTTCTTTGGCAACATTGCCATTTGTAATCGGATTTTTTGTTATGTTCAAATCTGTTCAGTACTTGTCATTATCATTACACTTAAAACAATACGGAATAAAAAGCTGGGGCTGGATTCTCGTCTTTGCAATACTTGGAATAATTTTCAGCTTTGTGCTTATTTGGAATCCGGTATTTGCAGGATTGACCATTGTGATTTGGACAGGAATGTCAATTATTTCAGCTGGCTTTGCCTCTTGTATCTTGGCATTCCAATTGAAAAAATTAAAAAACATCTCTTCAAAAACACCAGAAGACTGGAAAAGAAAATATGAAGAATTAAAACAGGAACACGACAGGTATAAATCAGAATTTTAAATACAATAGCAATTAGGAAAGGCTGCAGATATTAGATATCATGCAGCCTTTCTCCCTTTTTATGCCTTTTCAGAAATTATTTCCTCTTCTATCTTGGGTGGTATTAATTTATAAACTACCGGTGTGACGATTCTTGACAATAAAGTTGAACTTATCAAACCTCCTATCATTACGATAGCCAAAGGTGATATCAAAGGATTTGATGACCAGGCAATAGGCATCAATCCCCCAATAGCAGTCAGTGTAGTCAGGATAATAGGCAGAAACCTAATCTCACCGGCCTTCTCGATGGCCTCATTCAATCCCATCCCCTCTCTTCTCAATTGATTGGTAAAATCAACCAATAAGATCGTATTCTTAACTTCAATACCTGCCAATGCAACAATCCCAATGGTTGCTACAAAAGACAGTGTATTTCCTGTTATCAACAAAGCTAAAACTGCTCCTACAATACCCAATGGAATAACAGATAAAACAATTAGCGTACTCTTGAAAGTCTTAAATTCCAAAATCAGCACTGCTATGAACATAAAAACAGTGATCATAATAATAGTTCCAAAACCACCAAATGCCATCTCTCTACTTTCAACCTCTCCGCCCATCTCGTAATTATATCCATCGGGAAACGGAAACTCCTCCATCTGTTCAATCACTGAGTTAATGACTTCGTCATTACCATAACCTTTCTTCACAAAGGAATTTACAGAAACTGTTCTGATTTTATCCTGGTGATAGATATTCGATGGAGATTCTTCAAATTCCAAGTTGGCTAATTGTGTCAATGGAATGGATGTTCCTGCAACATTGTCCACAAAAATACCTTCTAAGGTCGCCAAAGTAGCATCCCCATCTTTTGGAACACTGACCAAAATATCATAATCATTATCATCAGAATTAGGATCTGAATAAGTACCAACGCTATATCCTGAAAGTGCTACCCGAATAGTCTGATCAATAGAAGATGTGGGTACACCCAAGGCCATTGCCTTTTCTCTATTGATATTCACCTTGATATCTGTCTTATTGTTCTTAATAGGATTATTTACATATTCGGTGCCTTCAGTACGTTTTAAGATATCTTCGATCCTATAAGAAAGACTCTGCAGGCTATCTAGATTGTCTCCTAAGATTTTCACTTCAACAGGTGATATAATAGGAACTCCTTGTTCAAAATCTCTGACTTCAACCTTGGCCCCTAAATATGGTGTCCATTTTTTCCTAAGATCTTCAATCAAGGCAATCTTTTCCTTGGACTTTACATCATCATGCAACTGTACGAAGATATCAGCATAAGATACATCTTCCCTAGCCTGCTGCATATTATAGTACACTCTAGGATTTCCTTTTCCAACGTTGGAAGTATAATATTTTACATCAGGCAATTGCTTCAATTCTTTTTCAATAGCCTTTGTCACACTATCTGTAGTCTCTATATTGGACTGTAACGCAGCATTGATATGAATCATAAATTGAGGCTTTTCGGATGGCGGAAACAAACTGAAACCCACAGCAGGAATCAGAGCCAACGAGGCTAAGAATATTGCCAAAGCAATCAATACTGTACGGCCGGGATGTTTAAGAGCTTTATCCAAGAAAACACCATACGACTTATGAATAATACGCTGCATTCCGCGAAGAATTGCATTTCCACCTTCACGTTCATGTGGCTTTAAAAGCTTGCTGGACAAAAACGGAACCACCAGCAAAGCTATAAACATCGAACCTATGACCGAAGATATAACGGCAATCGGCATACTTCGGATAAATTCACCAGCCATTTCGGGCATAAATACCAAAGGCAAAAAGGCAATGACCAATGTCACTGTACATCCCAAAACCGCCAACGCTATCTGCTCAGTACCTTTAATAGCTGCTTCAAACTTACTATACCCTTCACGCATCCAACGCTCAATATTCTCAACAACGACGATACTATCATCCACAACAAGGCCTAAGGCTACAACAAAACCAACAATGCTCAATTGGTTCAGCGAATAACCAAAGGAGTTCATCGCAATGACACCAATACCCAAAGAAAGTGGAATAGCAATCATAACGACCAATGATGCACGGGTACCTAATGGCAATAAAGTAATCAACACCAGCAAGATGGCAATTCCAAAATCTACACCCAAGCCTCCCAATCGCTTATTCACGTTCTGCGCCTGATCAAAATTCAAGACCAAATCAATATTCTCAGGTAGACCAGCTTTAAACTCATCAATAACTTTTAGGTATTCTTTTTGGGTATCTGAAATATTCATCCCTTCTTTTTGGGCAGCATTGATCAGAATACTCTGGAAACCATTCAATCTCGTGATATGTGTATTGGTACCAAAAGCTGGATAAACCGTAGCAACATCTTTCAACAGTATATTTTTGCCCTCCGAACTGGCAATGATCGTATTTTTAATATCTTCAATGCTCTGATAATTTCCTGAGCTCTTCACACTGAAAGATTGCGACCCGGCATTTACACTGCCAGCAGGAATATTTTGGTTTTCACTTTGAACGGATTGAATAATTCTATTCATGGTTATACCCAATTCCGCCAGTTTAGCTTGATTAAGGTCGATTTTAATTTGTTGATCCGGAAGACCTGAAATTTCTACTTCCTTCAATGCTTTAATTTTTTCAAGATCCTGTTTCAGTTCATCAGCAAACTTTTTCATGGTCGATTGAGAAGCACTCTCTGAAATCAGAGCCATCTGGACCACACTAACATTGGTAGGGTCGATCTTCAGTACCTCCATACTGTAGATATTGTCTGGAAGTTCAGACCTG
The Sphingobacterium daejeonense genome window above contains:
- a CDS encoding HdeD family acid-resistance protein, with product MENFIKTIRTAVKQWYLPLIVGIILIALGFYVLSTPLTSYLALSFVFSISFLFSGVMEIIFAFNNKNEIDGWGWYLAGGILNTLFGLILLSNPAVSLATLPFVIGFFVMFKSVQYLSLSLHLKQYGIKSWGWILVFAILGIIFSFVLIWNPVFAGLTIVIWTGMSIISAGFASCILAFQLKKLKNISSKTPEDWKRKYEELKQEHDRYKSEF
- a CDS encoding PepSY-like domain-containing protein; amino-acid sequence: MFACNNPNKQAENIDNNPTGGIAEGSSDGPIPANNPADILPHTAKQFIETHFPNATILHVENKQSPVTDGTVFDVDLSDKTEIDFDKDGEWREISTEGNVEIPMVVLPLQVQEYIKANYAGQAIKSIDKDIDDMSVELKNDVDLVFDLNGKFLRVDK
- a CDS encoding efflux RND transporter permease subunit → MSLIRYPIKNYQFTLIMVLMIMVVAVSSILTMPRAEDPDMKGVTFPVLVVHPGTSPKDMEQLVVKPLEARFYALDNIKKIETTINNSVAFFFVEFEYGQDYDNKYQELVRELNAGRSELPDNIYSMEVLKIDPTNVSVVQMALISESASQSTMKKFADELKQDLEKIKALKEVEISGLPDQQIKIDLNQAKLAELGITMNRIIQSVQSENQNIPAGSVNAGSQSFSVKSSGNYQSIEDIKNTIIASSEGKNILLKDVATVYPAFGTNTHITRLNGFQSILINAAQKEGMNISDTQKEYLKVIDEFKAGLPENIDLVLNFDQAQNVNKRLGGLGVDFGIAILLVLITLLPLGTRASLVVMIAIPLSLGIGVIAMNSFGYSLNQLSIVGFVVALGLVVDDSIVVVENIERWMREGYSKFEAAIKGTEQIALAVLGCTVTLVIAFLPLVFMPEMAGEFIRSMPIAVISSVIGSMFIALLVVPFLSSKLLKPHEREGGNAILRGMQRIIHKSYGVFLDKALKHPGRTVLIALAIFLASLALIPAVGFSLFPPSEKPQFMIHINAALQSNIETTDSVTKAIEKELKQLPDVKYYTSNVGKGNPRVYYNMQQAREDVSYADIFVQLHDDVKSKEKIALIEDLRKKWTPYLGAKVEVRDFEQGVPIISPVEVKILGDNLDSLQSLSYRIEDILKRTEGTEYVNNPIKNNKTDIKVNINREKAMALGVPTSSIDQTIRVALSGYSVGTYSDPNSDDNDYDILVSVPKDGDATLATLEGIFVDNVAGTSIPLTQLANLEFEESPSNIYHQDKIRTVSVNSFVKKGYGNDEVINSVIEQMEEFPFPDGYNYEMGGEVESREMAFGGFGTIIMITVFMFIAVLILEFKTFKSTLIVLSVIPLGIVGAVLALLITGNTLSFVATIGIVALAGIEVKNTILLVDFTNQLRREGMGLNEAIEKAGEIRFLPIILTTLTAIGGLMPIAWSSNPLISPLAIVMIGGLISSTLLSRIVTPVVYKLIPPKIEEEIISEKA